A genomic stretch from Cyprinus carpio isolate SPL01 chromosome A12, ASM1834038v1, whole genome shotgun sequence includes:
- the LOC109058502 gene encoding brain-specific angiogenesis inhibitor 1-associated protein 2-like protein 1 isoform X2: MSRTPEDVNKLTESTYKNVMEQFNPSLRNLVNLGKSYEKAVTAMTFAGKAYFDALSKIGENAAISPVSREMGVVLMEISEVHKKVQLELEESFKRFHRELITELERKTDMDIKYMNATFKRYQSEHKLKQDFLDKSQADLKKLRRKSQGKHSSKYELKENECMETILSRQTDMQRFIAEGCKEALLEEKRRFCFLVDKHCAFTNQLTAFHDKAKEMLTVKLPSWQDKCTDATRVPDTVISMIEGLRTPVTVITESSPTLGHSDRTNSGSIVPPPAPSLKAHTSPLASMFSQDVPKIPISSEQYSDQDSLDGNGLSRSASVSSGMDVVKKTRVQTIFPHTAGNNETLLSFDDGDIITLLIQEERDGWLYGELEHTGQRGWFPSSYCRAYKDSVITNRIESPLRSQSVTDPEQPEEDEEVEEPMLLPPPDYSDSSRDRPIKTSTPSPQNMVSLPNGHSVPPFLGGGNPFATVKLRPTFTNDRSAPNI, translated from the exons ATGTCTCGAACCCCGGAGGACGTGAACAAACTCACCGAGAGCACATATAAG AATGTGATGGAGCAGTTTAACCCAAGTCTCCGGAATCTGGTTAACCTGGGGAAGAGCTATGAGAAAGCAGTGACAG CAATGACCTTTGCTGGAAAGGCATATTTCGATGCACTCTCAAAGATAGGGGAAAATGCTGCCATATCGCCTGTTTCTAGGGAGATGG GAGTGGTGTTAATGGAGATTTCAGAAGTGCATAAGAAGGTCCAACTGGAGCTGGAGGAGTCT TTCAAGAGGTTCCACAGAGAGCTCATCACTGAACTGGAAAGGAAAACCGATATGGATATCAAGTACATGAAT GCCACTTTCAAAAGATACCAGTCAGAACACAAATTGAAGCAAGACTTCTTGGACAAATCACAGGCTGACCTGAAGAAACTGCGCAGGAAAAGTCAAGGGAAGCATTCGTCTAAGTATGAGCTCAAAGAAAATGAG TGTATGGAGACCATCTTATCCCGGCAGACTGACATGCAGAGGTTTATTGCAGAAGGATGTAAGGAAGCTCTGCTGGAAGAGAAAAGGAGGTTTTGCTTCCTAGTGGACAAACACTGTGCCTTCACCAATCAGCTAACAGCCTTCCACGACAAG GCCAAGGAAATGCTGACCGTCAAACTGCCCAGCTGGCAAGATAAGTGTACCGATGCCACCAGGGTGCCCGACACAGTGATATCCATGATTGAGGGTCTGCGGACTCCAGTGACAGTCATAACAGAGTCCTCGCCTACGTTGGGGCACAGTGACAGG acCAATTCCGGTTCTATTGTTCCACCACCGGCCCCATCACTTAAAGCCCACACAAGCCCACTGGCCAGCATGTTCTCCCAGGATGTTCCCAAAATCCCCATCTCATCAGAGCAGTACTCAG ATCAAGACAGCCTAGACGGAAACGGCTTGTCTAGGTCTGCGTCTGTGTCCAGCGGCATGGATGTGGTGAAGAAGACCAGGGTGCAAACAATCTTCCCCCATACAGCAGGGAATAATGAGACCCTGCTAAGCTTTGATGATGGAGACATCATTACACTGCTTATCCAAGAGGAGCGGGATGGATGGCTGTACGGAGAACTAGAACATACTGGACA ACGGGGCTGGTTTCCCTCATCTTATTGCCGGGCTTACAAAGACTCCGTGATCACAAACAG AATTGAGAGCCCATTGCGCAGCCAGAGTGTGACTGATCCAGAGCAGCCAGAGGAAGACGAGGAGGTGGAGGAACCCATGCTGCTGCCCCCGCCTGACTACAGTGACTCATCCAGGGACAGACCCATCAAGACCTCCACCCCCTCTCCACAGAACATG GTGTCTTTGCCAAATGGTCACTCAGTGCCGCCATTCCTTGG GGGTGGGAATCCATTTGCCACGGTCAAATTACGGCCCACTTTCACAAATGACAGATCTGCACCAAACATATGA
- the tmem130 gene encoding transmembrane protein 130 → MNCCRLNSIRIRSVLVYALLTLISSLAFGIPDELSHQLSGNVKGKIIFRQMEGNSTYLRDSGKLASFIPTVVSFEHFDPRHTLRSATFIYTWDLGNGEVRKGPEPYVTCHYTLPGNYTFQLSIEANTPQHSRITGLYSVDLTVLDVIKSIELRGPLTYNVDQSSRLSFQIGGSPPVWLCWRVLSDCHTPSPTSCNLVRLYGNQFNLNYTFRSVGTYCLDLSVRNIISNLQTSYNIYVQSSPVSLIFILPCAAVIVATLIFITVSVCRPQKQSLVSKALMADMNYLSFTEIELRAKDASVTLQDNSLASKTNEAQPLLQQPETSYSTQP, encoded by the exons ATGAACTG CTGCAGACTGAATTCCATCAGGATCCGGAGTGTTCTGGTTTATGCTCTTCTCACACTGATTTCCTCTCTTGCTTTTGGGATACCCGACGAGTTATCCCATCAGTTATCTG GAAATGTCAAAGGAAAGATCATTTTCCGTCAGATGGAAGGGAATTCAACATACTTGCGGGATAGTGGGAAGTTGGCATCTTTCATACCCACCGTGGTTTCATTTGAGCACTTTGACCCGAGGCATACCCTGCGCTCTGCCACTTTCATATACACATGGGACTTAGGCAATGG GGAAGTACGTAAAGGCCCAGAGCCTTATGTGACGTGTCACTACACTTTACCAGGGAACTATACATTTCAACTGAGCATTGAAGCCAATACACCCCAACATTCCAGAATAACTGGGCTGTACTCTGTAGATTTGACTGTGTTAG atgTCATAAAGAGCATTGAATTGAGAGGACCTTTAACTTATAACGTGGACCAGAGCAGCAGACTGTCCTTTCAGATTGGAGGAAG TCCTCCGGTTTGGCTGTGCTGGAGAGTTTTGTCTGATTGCCACACACCCAGTCCAACTTCCTGCAATTTAGTCAGGCTCTATGGGAACCAATTCAATCTGAACTACACCTTCAGATCAGTAGGAACATATTGCTTAGACCTGAGTGTGAGAAATATTATCAGCAACCTCCAGACATCCTACAACATCTATGTGCAGAGCAGCC CTGTGAGTCTCATCTTCATATTGCCCTGTGCTGCAGTGATAGTTGCTACTCTCATATTCATCACTGTGTCAGTGTGTCGTCCACAAAAGCAATCCCTCGTGTCTAAGGCTCTG ATGGCAGATATGAATTATCTTTCCTTCACAGAAATCGAGCTGCGTGCCAAAGATGCTTCAGTCACTTTACAGGATAATTCTCTTGCTTCTAAAACAAATGAAGCCCAGCCCCTTCTTCAACAGCCAGAGACTTCCTACAGCACCCAACCCTGA
- the LOC109058502 gene encoding brain-specific angiogenesis inhibitor 1-associated protein 2-like protein 1 isoform X1, with product MSRTPEDVNKLTESTYKNVMEQFNPSLRNLVNLGKSYEKAVTAMTFAGKAYFDALSKIGENAAISPVSREMGVVLMEISEVHKKVQLELEESFKRFHRELITELERKTDMDIKYMNATFKRYQSEHKLKQDFLDKSQADLKKLRRKSQGKHSSKYELKENECMETILSRQTDMQRFIAEGCKEALLEEKRRFCFLVDKHCAFTNQLTAFHDKAKEMLTVKLPSWQDKCTDATRVPDTVISMIEGLRTPVTVITESSPTLGHSDRTNSGSIVPPPAPSLKAHTSPLASMFSQDVPKIPISSEQYSDQDSLDGNGLSRSASVSSGMDVVKKTRVQTIFPHTAGNNETLLSFDDGDIITLLIQEERDGWLYGELEHTGQRGWFPSSYCRAYKDSVITNSRIESPLRSQSVTDPEQPEEDEEVEEPMLLPPPDYSDSSRDRPIKTSTPSPQNMVSLPNGHSVPPFLGGGNPFATVKLRPTFTNDRSAPNI from the exons ATGTCTCGAACCCCGGAGGACGTGAACAAACTCACCGAGAGCACATATAAG AATGTGATGGAGCAGTTTAACCCAAGTCTCCGGAATCTGGTTAACCTGGGGAAGAGCTATGAGAAAGCAGTGACAG CAATGACCTTTGCTGGAAAGGCATATTTCGATGCACTCTCAAAGATAGGGGAAAATGCTGCCATATCGCCTGTTTCTAGGGAGATGG GAGTGGTGTTAATGGAGATTTCAGAAGTGCATAAGAAGGTCCAACTGGAGCTGGAGGAGTCT TTCAAGAGGTTCCACAGAGAGCTCATCACTGAACTGGAAAGGAAAACCGATATGGATATCAAGTACATGAAT GCCACTTTCAAAAGATACCAGTCAGAACACAAATTGAAGCAAGACTTCTTGGACAAATCACAGGCTGACCTGAAGAAACTGCGCAGGAAAAGTCAAGGGAAGCATTCGTCTAAGTATGAGCTCAAAGAAAATGAG TGTATGGAGACCATCTTATCCCGGCAGACTGACATGCAGAGGTTTATTGCAGAAGGATGTAAGGAAGCTCTGCTGGAAGAGAAAAGGAGGTTTTGCTTCCTAGTGGACAAACACTGTGCCTTCACCAATCAGCTAACAGCCTTCCACGACAAG GCCAAGGAAATGCTGACCGTCAAACTGCCCAGCTGGCAAGATAAGTGTACCGATGCCACCAGGGTGCCCGACACAGTGATATCCATGATTGAGGGTCTGCGGACTCCAGTGACAGTCATAACAGAGTCCTCGCCTACGTTGGGGCACAGTGACAGG acCAATTCCGGTTCTATTGTTCCACCACCGGCCCCATCACTTAAAGCCCACACAAGCCCACTGGCCAGCATGTTCTCCCAGGATGTTCCCAAAATCCCCATCTCATCAGAGCAGTACTCAG ATCAAGACAGCCTAGACGGAAACGGCTTGTCTAGGTCTGCGTCTGTGTCCAGCGGCATGGATGTGGTGAAGAAGACCAGGGTGCAAACAATCTTCCCCCATACAGCAGGGAATAATGAGACCCTGCTAAGCTTTGATGATGGAGACATCATTACACTGCTTATCCAAGAGGAGCGGGATGGATGGCTGTACGGAGAACTAGAACATACTGGACA ACGGGGCTGGTTTCCCTCATCTTATTGCCGGGCTTACAAAGACTCCGTGATCACAAACAG CAGAATTGAGAGCCCATTGCGCAGCCAGAGTGTGACTGATCCAGAGCAGCCAGAGGAAGACGAGGAGGTGGAGGAACCCATGCTGCTGCCCCCGCCTGACTACAGTGACTCATCCAGGGACAGACCCATCAAGACCTCCACCCCCTCTCCACAGAACATG GTGTCTTTGCCAAATGGTCACTCAGTGCCGCCATTCCTTGG GGGTGGGAATCCATTTGCCACGGTCAAATTACGGCCCACTTTCACAAATGACAGATCTGCACCAAACATATGA